One Streptomyces sp. CG4 genomic window, TCACCGTCAAGGACGGGACGCTGACCAGCGACGACGAGCGCTGGATCCGGCTGGAGAAGACAACGCTCACCGACGCCCAGAAGGCGAAGTTCCCGCACCTGAAGGACTACGCCGCCTGGTCCGTGGACCCGCGTGACCGGGACCGGGTGCCTACGGCGCTCACCGGCCAACTGGTCGCCTCGCAGCGGGCCGCCAACGGTGCCGTGCTGGCCGCGACCGGTGTGCAGATCGCGGGGGTGCTGGACGACCTGTACCCCGGCGCCACCAAGGCCGCGCTCGGGCCGGTGTTCCACGACGGCAAGCCGACCCTGTCCGTCTGGGCACCGACCGCGCAGAGCGTCGCGCTGGAGCTGGACGGCTCGGTCAAGGCGATGCACCGGGACGGCACCACCGGCGTCTGGTCCGTCACCGGCCCCGCGTCCTGGAAGGGCAAGCCCTACCGGTACGTCGTGAAGGTCTGGGCGCCCAGCGTCCGCAAGCTGGTCGTCAACAAGGTCACCGACCCCTACTCGGTCGCCCTCACCGCGAACTCCGAGCGCAGCCTCGTCGTCGACCTGGACGACTCGTCCCTCGCGCCGGGCGGCTGGTCGTCGCTGCGCAAGCCCAGGGCCGTGCCGATGAGGGACGCGCAGATCCAGGAGCTGCACATCCGGGACTTCTCGGTCGCGGACAAGACCGTCCCGGCGAAGGACCAGGGCAGCTATCTGGCCTTCACCGACAAGAACAGCGACGGGTCGAGGCATCTGCGGGAGCTGGCCAGGGCCGGGACGTCGTACGTGCATCTGCTGCCCGCCTTCGACTTCGCCACCGTCCCGGAGAAGAAGGCCGACCAGCAGAGCCCGGCCTGTGACCTGGCCTCCTACCCGGCCGACTCCGAGCAGCAGCAGGCGTGCGTGGCCAAGACCGCCGCGAAGGACGCCTACAACTGGGGCTACGACCCGTACCACTACACGGTCCCGGAGGGCTCGTACGCCACCGACCCGGACGGCACCGCCCGTACGGTCCAGTTCCGCAGGATGGTCCAGGCGCTGAACGAGGACGGCCTCCGGGTCGTCATGGACGTCGTCTACAACCACACCGCCGCGAGCGGCCAGGCGGACACCTCCGTCCTGGACCGGATCGTGCCGGGCTACTACCAGCGGCTCCTCGCCGACGGAAACGTGGCCAACAGCACCTGCTGTGCGGGCACCGCGCCGGAGAACGCCATGATGGGCAAGCTGGTCGTGGACTCGATCGTCACCTGGGCCAAGGAGTACAAGGTCGACGGGTTCCGCTTCGACCTCATGGGCCACCACCCGAAGGCCAACATCCTGGCGGTCAGGAAGGCGCTCGACGCGCTGACCGTCGCCAAGGACGGCGTCGACGGCAAGAAGATCATCCTGTACGGCGAGGGCTGGAACTTCGGCGAGGTCGCGAACGACGCCCGCTTCGTCCAGGCCACGCAGGCGAACATGGCCGGCACCGGCATTGCCACCTTCTCCGACCGGGCCCGGGACGCGGTGCGCGGCGGCAGCCCCTTCGACTCCGACCCCGGCGTCCAGGGCTTCGCGTCCGGGCTGTACACCGACCCCAACTCCTCGGCAGCTAACGGCACTTCGGCCGAGCAGAAGGCCCGGCTGCTGCACTACCAGGATCTGATCAAGGTCGGGCTGACCGGCAACCTGAAGTCATTCACCTTCACCGACACCGACGGCAAGGAGGCCAAGGGCTCCGAGATCGACTACAACGGCTCGCCCGCCGGCTACGCGGACGCGCCCGGCGACGCCCTCGCCTATGCGGACGCGCACGACAACGAGTCGCTGTTCGACGCGCTGGCCTACAAGCTGCCCGCGCGGACCAGCGCGGCCGACCGGGCCCGCATGCAGGTCCTGGCGCTGGCCACGGCCGGCCTCTCGCAGGGGCCGGCGCTGTCCCAGGCCGGCACCGACCTGCTGCGCTCGAAGTCGCTGGACCGCAACTCCTTCGACAGCGGGGACTGGTTCAACGCCATCCACTGGAACTGCGCCGACGGCAACGGTTTCGGGCGGGGGCTGCCCATGGCGGCCGACAACAAGTCCGCGTGGGAGTACGCCAAGCCGCTGTTGACCACGGTCAAGGTGGGCTGCGATCAGATCACCGGCGCCTCCGCCGCCTACCGGGATCTGCTGAGGATCCGTACGACGGAGCAGGCGTTCTCGCTCTCCACCGCCGCGCAGGTGCAGGACGAACTGTCCTTCCCGCTGTCGGGAAAGGACGAGACACCGGGTGTGATCACCATGCGCCTCGGTGACCTGGTCGTCGTCTTCAACGCCACCCCGCGGCAGCAGGAGCAGACGATCGGCGCCCTCGCCGGCACGCACTACCGGCTGCACCCGGTGCAGGCCTCTGGCGCCGACCCGGTGGTGAAGACCTCCGCGTACGCCTCCGGACCCGGCACCTTCACCGTCCCGGCGCGCACCGTGGCGGTGTTCAAGAAGTCCGACCGGTAGGCGTCCTTCAGAGACCGAGGGAGATGAGCCGGCCGATGAGGTCCGCCAAGTGGCCGTCGGCCGGCTCGTCCTTGACCATCTTCTTCAGCAGGGTCGCCATGTCCTGGTCGTAGGCGGCGCTGACCGCGGCCAGCGCCGCGAAGTCGTGCACCAGCTGGATCTCCAGCTCCCTGCGCGGAATACGCCGGCCGTCCAGCCAGATCAGTGCCGTGGACTCGGCGAGGGAGATCCAGGAGCGGACGACCAGTTCCAGGCGCGGGGGAACGTCGGTGACGCCGAGGTGCGACAGCATCTGTTCGTACGCGGCCTGCCGAACGGAGTCGATGAGCGCGTTCGTGGCCGAGGAGCCCACGGCCGGTCCGCCCCGCATCAACGCCGAGAAGCCGGGTCCGTGTTCCTCCACGAAGTCGAAGTAGCGACGCATCACACGCAGCAGCCGGGCGCCCAGCGGGCCCTCGTGGGGCTCGCCGAAACGGTCCGCCAGATCCTGTGCGGCACGCCTCAGCGCGGCTTCGTACAGGCTGAGTTTGCCCGGGAAGTAGTGGTACACCAGCGGGCGTGAGATGCCCGCCGCCGACGCTATCTCGTCAATGGAGACCTCGTCGGGCGAGCGCCTGCTGAACAGGTCGAGGGCGACGCCGATCAACTGCTGCCGCCGCTCCTCGACGCCCATCCTGCGGCGAACCCCGGTACTCATGCGAACACCTTACCGATCGGATTGCCGATCCGATTCGGCCACGGGTGATCACATGTCGAGGACCAGACGATCGCCCCGGGCCCGCGACACACAGATCAGCATCGAATCGGCGCGCTCCTCGTCCGTCAGCAGCTCGTCCCGGTGATCGATCTCTCCTTCCAGCACCCGCTGTTGACAGGTCCCGCAGAACCCCTGCTCACAGGAGTAGGCGGTGCCCGGCAGTGCCCGGCGTACGGCGGTGAGCACGGTGGAGTCGGCCGGCACGGTCAAGGTCCGCCCGCTGCGCCGGAGTTCGACCTCGAACTCCGTGTTGCCGTCGGACGACGCACGGGGCGCGAACCGTTCGAGACGGACCTCCGGGAAGCGTGCCGCGACGGCCGCCATGAGCCCTTCGGGGCCGCAGGCGTAGACGGCAGTCCCCTCGCTCACCTCCAGCGCGTCGAGGTCCGGCCGGCCCTCCACGACGGTGACCTGGTCGCGGCCCAGTTTCTCGACCTCCTCCAGGAACGGCATCGAGGCCCTCTCGCGCCCCGCGTACAGCAGCCGCCACCCGGCGTTCTCCGGGAGCGCCCGCAGCATCGGCAGCAGCGGGGTGATCCCGATCCCGCCGGCGACGAAGACGTACGACTCCGCCTCGACCAGCGGAAAGCGGTTCCGCGGCCCCCGTACCTCCAGTTCCATGCCCTCCGTCACCTGCTCGTGCACCTCGCGCGAGCCGCCCCGCCCGTCCTCGACCAGCCGGGTCGCGACGGTGTACGAGGAGGTGTCCTCGGGGTCACCGCACAGCGAGTACTGCCGGACGAGCCCCGACGGCAGGACGAGGTCGAGATGCGCGCCGGGCTCCCAGCGGGGCAGGTCCCGCCCTTCCAGCCGGAGTTGCACGACCCCGTCGGCCACGATCTCGCGCGAGGTCACCAGCAGCCGCAGGGCCCGCGAGCGCGGACGGCCCGACGTGGGCTCCTCCAGCGCGGGCATCGGCCACAGCGGCGAGACCTGGATACGGCGGCGCAGGGCCTGCCGGGTCAGCAGGACGGCGCCCGCGACGAGCGCGACGGTACGCAGCTTCGGCATCAGGCGGCCCTCTTCTCCGCCGCCGTCGCCGCGGGGGAGGAGGCCAGATAGGCGACGGCCTGCTCGGTGTCGCCCTCCTGCGAGGGGTGGTAGTCGCGGCTCAGATAGCGGGGGATGGACCGGACCATGTCCCCGGTCGAGGGGAGCAGCCCCCGCCGGCCACGGTCGTACAAGTCCTTGAAGCTCGCCCTGCCGTCGATGAGGGTCGGGTCGTTCGCCATGAAGAACCGCGTCCCGCGCTGCCACAGGAACACCATCGCCGAGAAGGCCGTGGCCCAGGTCCGCACCCGGCGGCTGTAGCTGCCGTCGACGTGCATGAACAGCTCGAAGGCGACGGAGCGGTGCTCGACCTCCTCCGCGCCGTGCCAGCGCAGCAGGTCCAGCATGGTCGGGTCGGCACCGCGCCGGTCGAGCTCGTCGGCGTTGAGCACCCAGTTGCCGAGGAACGCGGTGTAGTGCTCGATCGCGGCGATGAGCGCGACCCGCTCCATCAGCCACCACCGGCGCGCCCGGCCCGGCGGCAGCGTCCGGTCCCCGAGTAGCTTCTCGAAGAACCAGTCGACCTGCGCGGTGTACGGTGTCGGGTCGAGGCCCTGCTCGCGCAGGTGCGGCAGCACCTCGTCATGGGCCTGGGAGTGCATCGCCTCCTGGCCGATGAACCCGATGACGTCCTCGCGGAGCCGCTCGTCGCGTATGTACGGCAGCACCTGCTTGTACACGTGCACGAACCACCGCTCACCGGCGGGCAGCAGCAGGTGCAGCACATTGATGGTGTGCGTGGTGAAGGGATCCCCCGGCACCCAGTGCAGCGGCGTGCCGTCCCAGGAGAAGGACACCTTGCGTGCCTTGAGCGGCACCCGGGCCTGCGTATTAGA contains:
- a CDS encoding TetR/AcrR family transcriptional regulator — protein: MSTGVRRRMGVEERRQQLIGVALDLFSRRSPDEVSIDEIASAAGISRPLVYHYFPGKLSLYEAALRRAAQDLADRFGEPHEGPLGARLLRVMRRYFDFVEEHGPGFSALMRGGPAVGSSATNALIDSVRQAAYEQMLSHLGVTDVPPRLELVVRSWISLAESTALIWLDGRRIPRRELEIQLVHDFAALAAVSAAYDQDMATLLKKMVKDEPADGHLADLIGRLISLGL
- a CDS encoding 2Fe-2S iron-sulfur cluster-binding protein, with translation MPKLRTVALVAGAVLLTRQALRRRIQVSPLWPMPALEEPTSGRPRSRALRLLVTSREIVADGVVQLRLEGRDLPRWEPGAHLDLVLPSGLVRQYSLCGDPEDTSSYTVATRLVEDGRGGSREVHEQVTEGMELEVRGPRNRFPLVEAESYVFVAGGIGITPLLPMLRALPENAGWRLLYAGRERASMPFLEEVEKLGRDQVTVVEGRPDLDALEVSEGTAVYACGPEGLMAAVAARFPEVRLERFAPRASSDGNTEFEVELRRSGRTLTVPADSTVLTAVRRALPGTAYSCEQGFCGTCQQRVLEGEIDHRDELLTDEERADSMLICVSRARGDRLVLDM
- a CDS encoding metal-dependent hydrolase, yielding MSNTQARVPLKARKVSFSWDGTPLHWVPGDPFTTHTINVLHLLLPAGERWFVHVYKQVLPYIRDERLREDVIGFIGQEAMHSQAHDEVLPHLREQGLDPTPYTAQVDWFFEKLLGDRTLPPGRARRWWLMERVALIAAIEHYTAFLGNWVLNADELDRRGADPTMLDLLRWHGAEEVEHRSVAFELFMHVDGSYSRRVRTWATAFSAMVFLWQRGTRFFMANDPTLIDGRASFKDLYDRGRRGLLPSTGDMVRSIPRYLSRDYHPSQEGDTEQAVAYLASSPAATAAEKRAA